The Thalassotalea nanhaiensis genome has a window encoding:
- the fadE gene encoding acyl-CoA dehydrogenase FadE — MEVIIALSVFILITGYLAYNRSSLSVFTAIYTLLMFIGSIFDIVGGLSWIVFILIAAPFNIKSLRQSLISEKLLKAFQKIMPEMSSTEKEALNAGTTWFEAELFKGDPDWSKLHKFPQPRLSLAEQDFLDGPVEEVCRMCDDWEVTHELADLPPNVWQYLKDNKFFAMIIKKEYGGLEFSAYAQSRVLQKLSGVSIVLSSTVGVPNSLGPGELLQHYGTKEQQDHYLPRLATGEEIPCFALTSPEAGSDAGAIPDFGIVCKGEFEGKEVLGMRLTWNKRYITLAPVATILGLAFKLYDPDQLIGEEKDLGITCALIPTDIDGVITGRRHFPLNVPFQNGPTQGDDIFVPLDFIIGGKDMAGQGWRMLVECLSVGRAITLPSTSAGGAKTLALATGAYSHIRRQFKLPIGKMEGVEEALARIGGNAYLMDAVTTMSTGAVDLGEKPSVVSAICKYHLTEKMRDCISDAMDIHGGKGVCMGPNNYLARGYQGAPIAITVEGANILTRNMIIYGQGAIRCHPYVLAELEAAANPDFEQALEDFDQALFGHMGFTISNMIRSIWFSLSGAHLVSAPFKDKTHRYYQIMTRLSSNLALLSDLAMAVLGGDLKRRERISARLGDVLSYLYLASATLKRFNDEGRQKEDQALMMWAIEDSLYKCELAIKELTENFPNRFIGKVFKYLVMPFGPSLKKPSDILDHKVSQILQHPNAARTRLGQGQYLNKTDGNLMGNLELTLENIIKSEAIVDKINAATGKRHAIINLDKLAETALSDAIISKEEAELLVVTEQQRKDVINVDDFESIELVANKAKHLANQEPKKDEKAA; from the coding sequence GTGGAAGTAATAATCGCTTTATCAGTATTTATTTTAATTACCGGCTATTTAGCCTATAACCGCTCATCGCTTAGTGTTTTTACAGCTATCTATACATTATTAATGTTTATTGGCAGTATTTTTGACATCGTAGGCGGCCTTTCCTGGATAGTTTTTATATTAATCGCAGCGCCATTTAATATAAAAAGTTTACGCCAAAGCTTAATTAGTGAAAAACTTCTGAAAGCATTTCAGAAAATTATGCCTGAAATGTCTTCAACTGAAAAAGAAGCACTAAACGCAGGGACCACCTGGTTTGAGGCTGAACTATTTAAAGGCGATCCTGACTGGTCTAAACTACACAAGTTTCCACAACCTCGCTTATCACTTGCAGAACAAGACTTTCTTGATGGTCCAGTAGAAGAAGTCTGCCGCATGTGCGATGACTGGGAAGTTACCCATGAGCTAGCCGACCTTCCACCTAACGTGTGGCAATACCTGAAGGATAACAAGTTCTTCGCTATGATCATCAAAAAAGAATATGGCGGCTTGGAGTTTAGTGCATATGCGCAATCACGAGTATTACAAAAATTAAGCGGTGTATCTATTGTATTATCAAGCACCGTTGGTGTGCCAAATTCTTTAGGACCTGGCGAATTACTTCAGCATTACGGCACAAAAGAGCAACAAGATCATTACCTGCCCCGTCTTGCTACAGGTGAAGAAATTCCATGCTTTGCGTTAACCAGTCCTGAAGCTGGCTCAGACGCCGGTGCAATTCCAGATTTTGGTATTGTTTGTAAAGGTGAGTTTGAAGGTAAAGAAGTGTTAGGCATGCGCCTAACTTGGAATAAACGTTATATTACGTTAGCACCGGTCGCAACAATTTTAGGCTTGGCATTTAAGTTATATGATCCAGACCAACTCATTGGTGAAGAAAAAGACTTAGGTATTACTTGTGCTTTGATCCCTACTGATATTGACGGTGTGATAACCGGCCGTCGTCACTTTCCGCTAAATGTACCATTTCAAAATGGGCCAACTCAAGGTGACGATATTTTTGTACCGTTAGACTTCATCATTGGTGGCAAAGACATGGCAGGTCAAGGCTGGCGTATGTTGGTTGAATGTTTGTCTGTAGGCCGCGCAATAACTCTACCTTCAACTTCTGCCGGCGGCGCCAAAACGCTTGCATTAGCGACAGGCGCTTACAGCCATATTCGTCGTCAATTTAAATTACCTATTGGTAAAATGGAAGGCGTTGAAGAAGCATTAGCGCGCATTGGCGGTAATGCCTATTTAATGGACGCTGTTACTACTATGAGTACCGGCGCAGTTGATTTAGGTGAAAAACCATCAGTTGTATCAGCTATTTGTAAATATCATTTAACTGAAAAAATGCGCGATTGTATTAGTGACGCAATGGATATACACGGCGGTAAAGGCGTGTGTATGGGGCCAAACAACTACCTTGCCCGTGGTTATCAAGGTGCTCCAATAGCCATTACTGTAGAAGGTGCAAATATCTTAACGCGTAATATGATCATCTATGGCCAAGGGGCAATTCGTTGTCATCCGTATGTTTTAGCTGAACTTGAAGCTGCGGCAAATCCTGACTTTGAACAAGCGTTAGAAGATTTCGATCAAGCATTATTTGGTCATATGGGCTTTACTATATCAAACATGATTCGCTCAATTTGGTTCTCATTATCTGGTGCTCATTTAGTTAGCGCACCGTTTAAAGATAAAACTCATCGTTATTATCAAATAATGACTCGTTTAAGCTCGAACTTAGCATTATTGTCTGATTTAGCTATGGCAGTTCTTGGCGGTGATTTAAAACGACGAGAACGTATCTCAGCTCGTTTAGGTGATGTATTAAGTTACTTATATCTTGCATCGGCAACATTAAAACGTTTTAACGATGAAGGCCGCCAAAAAGAAGATCAAGCATTAATGATGTGGGCTATCGAAGATAGCTTATACAAATGTGAATTAGCCATTAAAGAGCTAACTGAAAACTTCCCTAACCGCTTTATCGGTAAAGTTTTTAAATACTTAGTTATGCCGTTTGGCCCATCACTGAAAAAACCAAGCGATATATTGGATCATAAAGTATCGCAAATATTACAACACCCTAATGCAGCGCGTACTCGTTTAGGACAAGGCCAATACTTAAATAAAACCGATGGTAACTTAATGGGTAATTTAGAATTAACCCTTGAAAACATCATTAAGTCAGAAGCTATTGTAGATAAAATAAATGCTGCAACCGGTAAACGCCACGCGATTATAAACTTAGATAAGTTAGCTGAAACCGCTCTTAGTGACGCAATAATCAGCAAAGAAGAAGCTGAATTATTAGTGGTTACAGAGCAGCAACGCAAAGATGTTATTAACGTAGATGACTTTGAATCTATAGAGCTCGTTGCAAATAAAGCTAAGCATTTAGCGAATCAAGAGCCTAAAAAGGATGAAAAAGCCGCGTAA
- a CDS encoding helix-turn-helix domain-containing protein, translating to MKKLLASSYSGSLAFMQPAIEQYAIDFSSKLESNGIHLNDYSNVYKRIPQQQCAKYIDVIIKETSPCISINACKHLNPALLNAFGTGLLYSSSLRDFCHRYMNGFAFITNLIDVNFVEHNNESYLTITEAVDFNQVNSNYYSDIFSALTVSLLKLTVGPNSMVKKVCLTWTPPKDIMQNYLDFFGDNVEFSADKTMVVFDNKQMDDAFIWANETLAAKADKTVKEFIERSYSFDLTSKVTNVIAQLLPEGKCSKILIAEICGMSESTLQNKLNIEGTSFQKIVDNLRKKLAIDYLKDKDLTLEQISHKLGYYSCSNFSRAFKSWFGVTPVEYKKSRLGELALVG from the coding sequence ATGAAGAAGTTATTAGCGAGCAGCTATAGTGGCAGCCTAGCATTTATGCAACCAGCTATTGAGCAGTATGCAATAGACTTTTCTTCTAAACTTGAATCCAATGGTATTCATTTAAATGACTATTCAAATGTTTATAAACGCATACCACAACAACAGTGCGCTAAATATATTGATGTTATTATTAAAGAAACCTCACCCTGTATTTCAATAAATGCATGTAAGCATTTAAATCCGGCACTTTTGAACGCATTCGGCACTGGGTTATTGTATAGCAGTTCGTTACGAGATTTTTGTCATCGCTACATGAACGGTTTTGCATTTATAACAAACTTGATCGATGTGAATTTTGTTGAACATAACAATGAAAGCTACCTTACCATTACGGAAGCTGTTGATTTTAACCAGGTAAATTCAAATTACTATTCAGATATTTTTTCAGCATTAACAGTAAGTTTGCTTAAATTAACTGTCGGGCCAAACTCAATGGTCAAAAAAGTATGTTTAACTTGGACTCCACCAAAAGACATCATGCAGAATTATCTGGATTTCTTTGGCGATAATGTTGAATTTTCCGCAGACAAAACGATGGTTGTGTTTGATAACAAACAAATGGATGATGCGTTTATTTGGGCAAATGAAACGTTAGCTGCTAAGGCTGACAAAACGGTTAAAGAATTTATTGAACGTAGTTACTCTTTTGACCTTACCTCTAAGGTAACCAATGTGATCGCCCAGTTACTTCCTGAGGGTAAGTGCAGTAAAATACTTATTGCTGAAATTTGCGGTATGTCGGAAAGCACTCTACAAAATAAGTTAAATATTGAAGGTACCAGTTTTCAAAAAATTGTCGATAATTTGCGTAAAAAGTTAGCAATTGATTATCTAAAAGATAAAGATTTAACGCTTGAGCAAATTTCACATAAATTAGGTTATTACAGTTGCAGTAATTTTTCTCGTGCGTTCAAATCTTGGTTTGGAGTAACTCCTGTTGAATATAAAAAATCACGTCTTGGTGAATTAGCCTTAGTGGGGTAA
- a CDS encoding efflux RND transporter periplasmic adaptor subunit, with amino-acid sequence MSVMKFVVPSFICILLIGCSEPTKQSAPKVTAPEVEVQTIALTEHGVSNRWPGKTQILSKSELSSQIRGIVVKNNFKEGASVKRGDVLIEIDPKPILARLETNKADVARAQIELDLAEKTYKASKQLVEEKVISELDAEKIKADTELAKVELLTAQSELLKTELRLKQSKITSPIDGVIGLNDINIGELIGPLQGNIIEVIANDKIEVYVQIDHKEHYQNMLVLKDKEPEEVRSIHIELPNGDVYEHEGKLDYIGTEASEGSGYVSYRVVFPNPDGLLVAGQNVYLIGRDIEKIHVVKIPLSAVQQDQSGRYVLIVNEANVAEKAYVELGNIDVSDVIITQGLNVGDTLITSGFLNVKVNQPVTVAK; translated from the coding sequence ATGAGCGTAATGAAGTTTGTTGTACCATCTTTTATTTGTATCTTATTAATAGGCTGTTCTGAGCCTACAAAGCAATCCGCGCCAAAGGTAACAGCTCCTGAAGTAGAGGTACAAACAATTGCCCTCACCGAACATGGCGTAAGTAATCGTTGGCCTGGTAAAACACAGATCCTGTCAAAGTCTGAGTTATCTAGCCAGATAAGAGGCATAGTAGTTAAAAATAACTTTAAAGAAGGCGCCAGCGTTAAACGTGGTGACGTGTTAATCGAAATAGACCCTAAGCCAATTTTAGCAAGATTAGAAACAAACAAAGCGGATGTTGCCAGAGCGCAAATCGAATTGGATTTAGCAGAAAAAACCTACAAAGCATCAAAGCAACTGGTTGAAGAAAAAGTTATCAGTGAATTAGATGCTGAAAAAATTAAAGCCGATACAGAGTTAGCCAAAGTAGAACTACTGACCGCACAATCAGAATTATTAAAAACCGAGCTACGCTTAAAACAGTCTAAGATCACCTCGCCTATTGATGGTGTAATTGGTTTGAATGATATCAATATTGGCGAGCTTATTGGTCCTTTACAAGGTAACATAATTGAAGTTATTGCGAATGATAAAATTGAGGTTTACGTACAAATAGACCACAAAGAACACTACCAAAACATGTTGGTATTAAAAGATAAAGAGCCTGAAGAAGTTCGTAGTATTCATATTGAGTTACCCAATGGCGACGTTTATGAACATGAAGGAAAGCTGGATTACATTGGTACTGAAGCATCTGAAGGCAGTGGTTACGTTAGTTACCGTGTTGTTTTTCCAAACCCTGACGGATTGTTAGTTGCAGGTCAAAACGTTTATCTTATCGGCCGCGACATTGAAAAAATACATGTAGTAAAAATTCCACTATCGGCAGTGCAACAAGACCAATCTGGCCGATACGTTCTTATTGTTAATGAAGCAAATGTTGCTGAGAAAGCTTATGTTGAGCTAGGTAATATAGATGTTAGTGATGTCATTATCACTCAGGGCTTAAACGTAGGCGATACACTTATTACTTCTGGCTTTTTAAACGTAAAAGTTAATCAACCCGTTACAGTAGCAAAATAA
- a CDS encoding SEL1-like repeat protein, whose product MKITTIFVITLLSSTSAFAGCISTDCEQKLEKVIVAAERGNMQAGIVSAISMLDKQGKYYDSKKALRYLNRAKQSENGVATWVLSMLYREGNVVEQDIKKADYLSALAKSRGVSDDLGTALFSTEHYEGLVSAINLYPKRTQATQARNRSQLYIKPPTSKSKGTGFRRQ is encoded by the coding sequence ATGAAAATTACAACTATATTTGTCATTACTTTGCTCAGCTCTACATCAGCATTTGCAGGTTGTATATCAACTGATTGCGAACAAAAACTTGAGAAAGTTATAGTAGCAGCGGAACGGGGTAACATGCAGGCAGGTATTGTTAGTGCAATTTCTATGTTAGATAAACAAGGGAAATATTATGATTCAAAAAAAGCATTGAGATATCTAAATAGAGCGAAACAGTCAGAAAACGGTGTCGCAACCTGGGTTTTGTCTATGTTGTATCGTGAAGGTAACGTTGTCGAGCAAGACATAAAAAAAGCAGACTACTTAAGCGCCCTTGCAAAAAGTCGTGGTGTTAGTGATGATTTAGGAACAGCATTATTTTCAACTGAACACTATGAAGGCTTAGTAAGTGCAATTAATTTATACCCAAAAAGAACTCAAGCAACTCAAGCGAGAAATCGATCGCAACTTTATATTAAGCCTCCTACATCAAAAAGTAAGGGAACTGGCTTTAGACGTCAATAA
- a CDS encoding LysR family transcriptional regulator, with protein MSNIILVHKMKILEQKLSRIDLNLLVSLSVLLKERHVGRAAEILFITQPAMSRTLQRLRDLFDDQLFYRTSVGISPTAKALELERILPETLESLNNILSSEEFEPSTCEQSFSISIPSMLSHNVILPLFNLLHKEAPNVQLTESTAKSNPFELLEAGTLDFAIHVAKDIPPRFNAMFIGTVKPVIFARKGHPLVGSEKATLDECLEYDFVALHVENNQSAKFTGPVEFMLAKKGASKEPIYKTSQLQMLLEIMENSDCLFVGPSLLGSSPDLINRFKPVYEFNLPKKDMIEFFLLEHKRSENSKAHQWFKSKLLNQIEKFY; from the coding sequence ATGAGTAATATAATTTTGGTGCATAAGATGAAAATATTAGAACAAAAATTATCACGCATAGATTTAAACTTATTAGTGTCGTTAAGTGTGCTGTTGAAAGAGCGACATGTTGGTAGGGCAGCTGAAATTCTCTTTATAACCCAACCTGCAATGAGCAGAACATTACAGCGCTTAAGAGATTTATTTGACGATCAATTATTTTATCGAACCTCTGTAGGTATTAGCCCAACAGCGAAAGCATTAGAACTTGAACGTATTTTGCCCGAAACATTAGAGAGCTTGAACAATATTCTTTCTAGTGAAGAGTTTGAGCCGTCAACCTGTGAACAAAGTTTTTCTATATCTATTCCATCAATGCTTAGTCATAACGTTATTTTGCCTTTATTTAACTTATTACACAAAGAAGCACCAAATGTGCAATTGACAGAAAGTACGGCAAAATCGAACCCGTTTGAACTCCTCGAAGCTGGCACCTTGGATTTTGCAATACACGTTGCTAAAGATATTCCTCCAAGGTTTAACGCCATGTTTATCGGCACGGTAAAGCCTGTTATTTTTGCTCGTAAAGGTCACCCTTTAGTAGGCTCTGAAAAAGCAACGCTAGATGAGTGTCTAGAATATGATTTTGTCGCATTACATGTTGAAAATAATCAAAGTGCAAAGTTTACCGGGCCAGTTGAATTTATGCTGGCCAAAAAAGGGGCTAGCAAAGAACCTATATATAAAACAAGTCAGCTACAAATGCTGTTAGAGATCATGGAGAACAGTGATTGTTTATTTGTGGGCCCAAGCTTATTAGGAAGTAGCCCTGATTTAATCAACCGATTTAAACCGGTTTATGAATTCAATTTACCTAAAAAAGATATGATTGAATTTTTCCTGCTTGAGCACAAGCGCTCAGAAAACAGTAAAGCTCATCAATGGTTTAAATCCAAGCTGTTGAATCAAATAGAAAAGTTTTATTAA
- a CDS encoding SDR family NAD(P)-dependent oxidoreductase → MSQFENKTVIITGASAGIGRATALEFAKQGANVALADINMPGIEETAKLITENGGTAIVINTNVASMEDCQNMVDKTVAEFGQLDVIFNNAGIAGERAMVEDTSTEMWQKVIDINLNGVFFCTKAAIPAMLENGSGVIINTASVDGLVGMSTISPYVAAKHGVVGLTKATALEYSRKGIRSLAVCPGYVVTEMTEVGFAQEEQDAFGAMTPLGRGATPQEIANFVTFLASDKASFLNGSAHQIDGGLLAGMGIID, encoded by the coding sequence ATGAGCCAATTTGAAAACAAAACAGTAATTATTACCGGGGCTTCTGCCGGTATTGGTAGAGCAACAGCATTAGAGTTTGCAAAACAAGGCGCAAATGTAGCGCTTGCCGATATTAACATGCCTGGCATTGAAGAGACTGCAAAGTTAATTACCGAAAATGGTGGCACAGCCATAGTAATCAATACCAACGTTGCTAGTATGGAAGATTGTCAAAACATGGTTGATAAAACGGTTGCTGAATTTGGTCAACTTGACGTGATTTTCAATAATGCAGGTATTGCCGGTGAGCGTGCAATGGTTGAAGATACCTCAACAGAGATGTGGCAAAAAGTTATCGACATTAACCTGAACGGTGTGTTCTTTTGTACAAAAGCAGCAATTCCAGCCATGCTAGAAAATGGTAGCGGCGTAATTATTAACACCGCTTCAGTAGACGGTTTAGTTGGTATGAGCACAATTTCGCCATATGTTGCTGCCAAGCACGGCGTTGTTGGCTTAACAAAAGCAACGGCTTTAGAGTACAGCAGAAAAGGCATTCGCTCTTTAGCAGTATGTCCAGGTTATGTTGTAACTGAAATGACTGAAGTAGGCTTTGCTCAAGAAGAGCAAGATGCATTCGGTGCCATGACACCATTAGGTCGGGGTGCTACTCCTCAAGAAATAGCTAATTTTGTTACCTTCTTAGCCTCTGATAAAGCGTCATTTTTAAATGGCTCTGCACATCAAATTGATGGCGGCTTATTAGCTGGTATGGGAATTATTGATTAA
- a CDS encoding acyl-CoA dehydrogenase family protein, producing MFEFDEVPLPKLGLTGLEGVMSEEELAIQGMAHRFAAEVMRPIAEKLDKMDHEAAVAEDSPIWEFLEKIEESGLLDLAAIAGMSNEEKARIIPIIFEELAWGDSGLAMGYLVSKFPAFAAYNTGDAEIIERFGHLRGCWAATQPDRGCDLVDIEASECHPGERQGRGNLVARIEGDEVVINGQTSAWVSGAPIAQSALLYSQFDDGDGIYNEDGSHKYVGILVPFDIPGVTKGKPLDKMGMRALCQGEIYFDNARVPLKYMIADADQGYSSFFGALTFANMEMGISFTGVARAALDHALAYVHERKQGGTEIINHQTVRARLFKMHQKVEACRAMAKRVFDYNYGPNGPHLLASATSKTYVTDTCVEVCSEAIQLFGGNGLTREYPLEKLFRDARASQIADGENNMLGLKAATWLSKAYKDKNGL from the coding sequence ATGTTTGAATTTGATGAAGTACCATTACCGAAATTAGGTCTTACTGGCCTAGAAGGTGTAATGAGCGAAGAAGAGTTGGCCATTCAAGGCATGGCTCATCGCTTTGCTGCTGAAGTAATGCGTCCAATCGCTGAAAAGCTGGATAAAATGGACCATGAAGCTGCTGTTGCTGAAGATTCACCTATTTGGGAATTTTTAGAAAAAATTGAAGAGTCTGGGTTATTAGATTTAGCCGCTATTGCTGGCATGAGCAATGAAGAAAAAGCGCGCATTATTCCTATTATATTTGAAGAGCTAGCTTGGGGTGACTCAGGTTTAGCTATGGGTTATTTGGTAAGTAAATTTCCTGCCTTTGCTGCCTACAACACTGGTGATGCTGAAATAATTGAACGTTTTGGCCATTTACGTGGCTGTTGGGCTGCCACACAACCTGACCGTGGTTGCGATCTAGTTGATATTGAAGCAAGCGAATGCCATCCAGGTGAAAGACAAGGTCGAGGAAATTTAGTTGCTCGCATTGAAGGCGATGAAGTTGTTATCAACGGCCAAACCTCGGCGTGGGTTTCAGGCGCTCCAATAGCTCAATCAGCGTTACTATACAGTCAATTCGATGATGGCGACGGTATCTACAACGAAGATGGAAGCCATAAATACGTTGGTATTTTAGTACCTTTTGATATTCCTGGAGTTACTAAAGGTAAGCCGCTCGATAAAATGGGCATGCGTGCTTTATGTCAAGGTGAAATATACTTTGATAATGCTCGTGTACCACTTAAATACATGATTGCAGATGCCGATCAAGGTTACTCATCATTTTTTGGCGCATTAACCTTTGCCAACATGGAAATGGGTATTTCGTTCACAGGAGTTGCCCGTGCTGCGCTTGATCATGCGCTTGCTTATGTTCATGAACGTAAACAAGGCGGTACTGAAATAATCAACCATCAAACTGTACGTGCCCGCTTATTTAAAATGCATCAAAAGGTTGAAGCTTGCCGTGCGATGGCAAAACGTGTGTTTGACTACAACTACGGCCCTAATGGTCCGCATTTGTTAGCATCAGCTACCTCGAAAACTTATGTTACCGATACGTGTGTTGAAGTGTGCTCTGAAGCAATTCAATTATTCGGTGGTAATGGTTTAACCCGTGAATATCCGCTAGAAAAATTATTCCGTGATGCACGTGCCTCGCAAATTGCCGATGGTGAAAACAACATGTTGGGTCTAAAAGCCGCAACTTGGTTAAGCAAAGCTTATAAAGATAAAAACGGTTTATAA
- a CDS encoding saccharopine dehydrogenase family protein: MNKKPVIVYGASGYTGRLICEFLREYQIPFIAAGRNKEKLEDAMAKVPGIETANYEIAVVDHTVEALTEFFKGAKVVCNTVGPFARFGTAVVEACLNAECHYLDTTGEQQWMIDMRDTFSEAYAEKGLLLAPSVAYMHAVGNIAAEFCLEDSTIDSINAACIPTGVPTVGSTQTVMDMARNKQYWLENNELVEIVEPMKHGHEVVVPGHNATVMALPWGGGSIPLWYANDVRVNHAQSLTGFTNRPLMQGVMAMAAHYEDNLKDLPVAEQEAQLDAMAAGITPGMPPRENRTIHRLVDRVYGVGPKSQVCCTIVGHSAYIQTGLVQAFIAKQLIANGPNNVGFQSPCKAVGHHELYGALEGFGFCDMKLEKF; the protein is encoded by the coding sequence ATGAACAAGAAACCAGTAATCGTATATGGTGCAAGTGGCTATACAGGTCGTTTAATCTGCGAATTTTTACGCGAATATCAAATTCCATTTATTGCGGCGGGTCGTAATAAAGAAAAACTTGAAGATGCCATGGCAAAAGTACCAGGCATTGAAACAGCGAACTATGAAATTGCTGTAGTAGACCACACTGTTGAAGCGTTAACTGAATTCTTTAAAGGCGCTAAAGTTGTATGTAATACAGTTGGTCCATTCGCTCGTTTTGGTACAGCCGTTGTTGAAGCATGTTTAAATGCAGAATGTCATTATCTTGATACTACTGGTGAACAACAGTGGATGATTGATATGCGTGATACATTCTCAGAAGCATACGCTGAGAAAGGTTTATTATTAGCACCATCAGTTGCTTACATGCATGCCGTAGGTAATATTGCCGCAGAGTTCTGTTTAGAAGACTCAACTATCGACTCAATCAACGCAGCCTGTATCCCTACAGGTGTTCCAACAGTTGGTTCGACTCAAACAGTAATGGATATGGCTCGTAATAAGCAATATTGGTTAGAAAACAATGAGCTTGTTGAAATTGTAGAGCCAATGAAGCACGGCCATGAAGTTGTTGTTCCAGGTCACAATGCCACAGTTATGGCCTTACCATGGGGCGGCGGTAGCATCCCTTTATGGTATGCAAATGACGTTCGTGTAAATCACGCGCAATCATTAACAGGTTTTACTAACCGTCCATTAATGCAAGGCGTTATGGCAATGGCAGCTCACTACGAAGATAACTTAAAAGATCTTCCTGTTGCAGAGCAAGAAGCACAATTAGATGCTATGGCTGCAGGTATTACTCCAGGTATGCCTCCTCGTGAAAACCGTACTATTCACCGCTTAGTTGACCGCGTATATGGCGTCGGCCCTAAATCACAAGTGTGTTGTACGATCGTTGGTCACAGCGCTTATATCCAAACAGGTCTAGTACAAGCATTTATTGCCAAGCAACTTATTGCTAATGGTCCAAATAATGTCGGCTTCCAATCTCCTTGTAAAGCTGTAGGTCATCATGAACTGTACGGCGCGTTAGAAGGTTTTGGTTTCTGTGACATGAAATTAGAAAAATTTTAA